Proteins encoded together in one Pseudomonas sp. ADAK13 window:
- a CDS encoding TolC family outer membrane protein, which yields MLRKLSLALAVSCATNGMVWAAEAPLTTKTDLVSVYQEAVDNNADLAAARAQYGAQKEVVPQARAGLLPNLSAGADISNVRTQLDQPAATVNRDAHSWRATLSQPLFRADRWFQLQAAEAVNEQAALQLSATEQNLILQSAENYFAVLRAQDNLASTKAEEAAFKRQLDQSNERFDVGLSDKTDVLQSQASYDTARANRILAQRQVDDAFEALITLTNRQYNSIQGIVHTLPVLPPAPNDAKAWVETAGRQNLNLLASNYAVTAAEETLKQRKAGHAPTLDAVAQYEKGDNDALGFSNPSAFGQPYHGDVSQRTVGLQLRIPLYSGGLTSSQVRESYSRLGQTEQQREGLRRQVVENTRNLHRAVNTDVEQVQARRQSIISNQSAVEATEIGYQVGTRNIVDVLDAQRQLYTSVRNYNNSRYDYILDNLRLKQAAGTLNPGDLQDLARYLKADYNPDKDFLPPDLAKAAAAQLKANPGY from the coding sequence ATGCTGCGCAAACTCTCACTGGCTCTTGCCGTGTCTTGTGCGACCAACGGAATGGTCTGGGCAGCTGAAGCGCCCCTGACGACCAAAACCGACCTGGTCAGCGTCTACCAGGAAGCGGTGGACAACAACGCCGACCTGGCCGCCGCCCGCGCCCAGTATGGCGCGCAGAAAGAAGTGGTGCCCCAGGCCCGCGCCGGCTTGCTGCCGAACCTGTCGGCCGGTGCCGATATCAGCAATGTGCGCACCCAGCTGGATCAGCCCGCCGCCACGGTCAATCGCGACGCCCATTCCTGGCGCGCGACCCTGAGCCAGCCGCTGTTCCGCGCCGATCGCTGGTTCCAGTTGCAAGCCGCCGAAGCGGTCAACGAACAGGCCGCGCTGCAACTCTCGGCCACCGAACAGAACCTGATCCTGCAAAGTGCCGAAAACTACTTCGCCGTGCTGCGGGCCCAGGACAACCTGGCCTCCACCAAAGCCGAAGAAGCCGCCTTCAAACGCCAACTGGACCAGTCCAACGAACGCTTTGACGTCGGCCTGTCGGACAAGACCGACGTGCTGCAATCCCAGGCCAGCTACGACACCGCACGCGCCAACCGGATCCTGGCCCAGCGCCAGGTGGACGACGCCTTCGAAGCGCTGATCACCCTGACCAACCGCCAATACAACTCGATCCAGGGCATCGTCCACACGTTGCCGGTGCTGCCACCGGCACCGAACGACGCCAAGGCCTGGGTCGAAACCGCCGGCCGCCAGAACCTCAACCTGCTGGCCAGCAACTACGCCGTCACTGCTGCCGAAGAAACCCTGAAGCAACGCAAGGCCGGCCACGCGCCGACCCTGGATGCCGTGGCACAGTACGAAAAAGGTGACAACGACGCCCTGGGTTTCAGCAACCCCAGCGCCTTTGGCCAGCCGTATCACGGTGACGTGTCGCAACGCACCGTAGGCTTGCAGTTGAGGATTCCACTGTACAGCGGCGGTCTCACCAGCTCGCAAGTGCGCGAGTCCTATTCCCGCCTGGGCCAGACCGAGCAGCAACGCGAAGGCCTGCGCCGCCAGGTGGTGGAAAACACTCGCAATCTGCACCGCGCGGTCAACACCGACGTGGAGCAGGTACAGGCACGCCGCCAGTCGATCATCTCCAACCAGAGCGCGGTGGAAGCCACGGAAATCGGTTACCAGGTGGGCACGCGCAATATCGTCGATGTGCTGGACGCCCAGCGCCAGCTGTACACCTCGGTGCGCAACTACAACAACAGCCGCTACGACTACATCCTCGACAACCTGCGCTTGAAGCAGGCCGCCGGGACCCTGAACCCGGGGGATTTGCAGGATCTGGCGCGGTACCTGAAGGCCGACTACAACCCGGACAAGGACTTCCTGCCGCCGGACCTGGCCAAGGCCGCTGCGGCACAGTTGAAGGCTAACCCGGGTTATTAA